In Nicotiana tabacum cultivar K326 chromosome 2, ASM71507v2, whole genome shotgun sequence, the following proteins share a genomic window:
- the LOC107826080 gene encoding non-classical arabinogalactan protein 30, with protein MKMKAVNFMVIAAALFLVFSNFMNVAEAFEGMDVIHVAGKVLCQDCTQGWNEWVDGAKPIKGSIVSLTCLDERRRVMYYGSDLTDEAGKFDLIANTTCHGKTIKPQNCFLRLVSSPDPVCNIATDFAGGKSGIKLHRPTVIYRDLLKYVLGPFYYTTPMCDEPDTNDDNLESDDEGKENNY; from the exons ATGAAGATGAAGGCTGTTAATTTCATGGTGATTGCTGCAGCTTTATTCTTGGTGTTTTCTAATTTCATGAACGTTGCAGAAGCCTTTGAAGGAATGGATGTAATACATGTTGCTGGCAAAGTTCTTTGCCAAGACTGTACTCAGGGTTGGAATGAATGGGTTGATGGTGCCAAACCCATCAAAG GTAGTATAGTATCACTTACATGCCTAGATGAGAGGAGAAGAGTAATGTATTATGGAAGTGACCTCACAGATGAAGCTGGAAAATTTGACTTGATTGCAAACACAACTTGTCATGGCAAAACCATTAAACCTCAAAATTGCTTTTTGAGATTGGTTTCTTCACCTGATCCTGTTTGTAACATTGCCACTGACTTCGCCGGAGGAAAGTCCGGTATAAAGCTTCACCGTCCGACGGTGATTTACAGGGATTTGCTCAAATATGTGCTTGGTCCTTTCTACTACACAACTCCCATGTGTGATGAACCTGATACTAATGATGATAATTTGGAGTCTGATGATGAAGGCAAAGAGAACAATTATTAA